A region of the Drosophila ananassae strain 14024-0371.13 chromosome XL, ASM1763931v2, whole genome shotgun sequence genome:
TGGACGCAGCGGTAGCGGTGGAGGCGGCGGTGCCCGCGCTGGtgacggcggcggacgctATAGGTAAGTGGAATAAACTGTCCCCCCCCAATCCGTTCGGCTTATGGTTATGAAACATAATTGCGCCAATGACTATGCGCTGCATGCAGATGTGCATATGTGCGGCGGAGAAGTACATATTTTTGATCTGTCGCCAGTCGTGTGTATGTATGCATGTGAAAAATCGATTCGCGTATACACACACACGACGGGGTGGCAGGGGGTGAGGAGGGATGAGGGAGGGATACGCGGGATGAATTGCGAAAGCGGGGGCTATCCcataaaactatatatatataaatatatatatatatatatatatatagagagtATGTATTGTATAGAGTCGTCCGATGCGCAGGTGCTAGGCTTGAATTCGATTTGATTCGTAATTATCGATCGATTTGAATCACTTTTGCTTTCTCATCATGCCCATACCGCACGGAACGTAGAGTTCAAGAGTTGTCAGAGAAATTagttaaaaataatgaaataagcaagcaaatgaatgaatgaatggcTCTAGCTGGCTATTAGATGGCTAGCGGTATAGATTAGATGCCAGAGAACTATagttttgttgtgtttttagagtaccttgcaaaaaaaaaaaaataaataaaaaaaaataaaacgaatTTCGAAACGCTTGGAGGCAAGTTTTAATGTGGTCTCACAATCATTTTGCAGGACAAAGTCTTCTTCTTCTACTACTACTACaagcacaacaacaacaacatctcCAAATCTAATTAAAAGAACAActccaacaactacaacagtTATAAGAACAACTCCAACagctactactactactactactactagaacttctactactactactcCTCTTCCTTCAACAAGagctactactactactactactacaacaagaacaagaatTTCTCCTCCTATTACACCACACATTTCACCACCAACTACAGtaccacaaccacaacaaacaccaacaccaacatCACAACCAACACCACAACCAACACAATTTGAAATTCAACAACAATCAGTAGCCACTACCACTGCAGTCCACTGCAGACGAGACTTGTTGTCCGGCATATCCAGTATGATAATTGCCGATTTGAACTTCAACAAATTCGATATATTCCGTTGACGATTTCCAACTGACCAGAAACTGCAACTGcctactgccactgccactgccactgcctactgcaactgcaactgcaacactCTACACCCCCTCAGTAATTCAGCATGAATCTCAGGCCGAAATTCAGTCAGCATCATCTCCAGCAACGTCTCTCCAGCTGCAGAtccacaaacaaaacaaaacaacaaacaaaaataaccagCCACAGCACCCACActacaccacacacacacacaccactcATTAAAGCATCTCATGGCGTCTGTTTTTAGTAGAGCTTGCGTTGCAACTTGTCGTCTTGTTCCCTGCTCATCTTCCAAGCCAACTCTCCAAGCCACAAACAgactacacacacacactctgccATTAACAACACTAATCACCAAGAACAACAGCGACCCACGGCATCGCATCAGCGGCTaaatagcaacagcaactcTCCATCCAAGCCAGCCAATCCATCATTGTTGTACAGTTCATGTTTATATATGTGGAGTGTGCACTTCAGCGCTTCAGTCAGGCCGATCTGCTGTCAACTTGCAACCTCCCAGGCCAGGTTGCTCTTCAGTTTGGTCTTCTTCCAACATCCGACCACCATCCAACTACTTGTTCCGTCCCCCAGACAGCCCAACAGCCCAAAATACCACCACAACCACATCcaacaaccaaccaaccaaccaaccaaccaccTCATCATCTGCCATCGCCTAGTTCAGCTACAGCATCAGCGAGAAGAACAACTTCGAGAAGAGGCAACTGCTACTACTGCTCTGCACTTCTACTTCCACTTCTACTTcaacaagaaagaaaacaacTGCAAGCCAACCAAGCAGAACCTGAACGAAACATCGTAGAATCCCCCTGATTTCAAGTACTTGCACTTTTGTACACATCCCAAATGCCATCGAGCAAACGCAAATGCAATCGCTAAAATCCCTTCAAGTTCAAGCGCAGCAAGTATGAAGTATCCTTCGCCGCCGCCTCACTCTTCTCCTTGGCGAAAACAAGGCACTAAAAAGGGCGAACGGAGCTAACCGAGCGTAACGTCTCTAACCACAACTCTGtttgttaatttaataatttttaatggtttctgctaatgttttttgtattctgtttttttgtgtatCCTAACATCCCACCGAGATAATGTTGTTCAAGCTAACTGTCTGACCTCTATAtgctatatactatatactatatactatatactatatactatatgcTATATATGTTGTATATACTCGTATGTGTGTTCGATCTGTTCGAAATATAATTGAGAACTTCAGCCAAACAGACGATTATCATCAGAAGCAACAGAGCCAGGGCATCCAGGGCAAGACTTCAATCTTCAGTCCTTCAACGACTCAGCTCCACAGCTCCACAGCTCCAAGCTACACGCCTTCATGCCTTCATGCTCTCCAAGCTCCAATTCAAGGGTGTGCCTGCTCATCTCTCCACAACTGCTTCTTCATCCGAACCACCGCTGCAAGAATGGGGAGCCAAGAGTAGAACCAAATCACCAAcaaaccaaccaaccaaccaaccaaccaaccaacacACACCAACAAACCACAGCCACAACAGCCACAAATACCAACCACCACTCTAGTCACAAATCAGCCCAGATTCAGATCAGAATTGTTCAGTAATCAACTGCCcaaacaacaactacaactcaACAAGTACCTACTACTattactactactactactactactctACTAGAACAACTACTCCAACTCAACAACAGTCTTCTCAGTCTGCTCTGCTCATCAACCAAACCAACTAagcaaccaaccaaccaaccaaccaaccaaccagtcaaccaaccaaccaataTCAGCCTACCAATCAACCAACCAccaccaaccaaccaaccaccaCCAACTACTTTATGTAAATGTCACACCAACGCtttcgtaaaaaaaaaaaaaagggccaaaaaaaagcaaaatcaAATGCAAGCTATCAGCCAAAAAATCAAATCTCCACCACCTTCAAGCACCTTCAGCCACCTAAATAtgacataaaaatatatatatatatatatgcaatATCCAGCTCTCTGCTCTCAGCTCCGCCTCTGCTCAGCTCAGCTCAGACCAAATCAGCTCTGATCCGTATCCGATCCGCCAGATCCACCAGATAGATCCGTCAGATTTGTCAGAAATCCGTCAGCCCATCAGCCCAGCACCTCAGTTCAAGTCATGTTGTGTGTCTTGTTCGTTTGAGATCGAGATCGAGATCGAGTATCCTAGATCTCCTCAACTTTGCGTATCTTAAGGAATTGTTACTACTACTACCACTACTTTACATCGCGCCTAGCTAAGCTAAGTCTTAAAAAATCTATTtaatgtgtattttttttctctcttctctctctctctctctctctctttctttctctctctccctcctcctttctttctttctttatttcgCTCCTTGTGTGctgtctatgtgtgtgtgtgtgtttcccccaaccaccaccacccacccatcTCGTTCCAGGTCCCGATCACCACGACGCTCCAGGACACGCAGCCGCAGCTTCTCAAGGGATCGCCGCAGCCGCTCCGATTCGAGGGATCGCCACTAGACGCCACTGGAGGAGAGGAGGAGCATTAGCAGGAGCAGGATAGGATTGGAGAGAGtaaaggaggaggagcagcccGATCCggactactactactactacacacacagacaaacacacacacacacctatatatatatatatatatatatagattatatgtatatatatgcaCTATATATATACAGAAACAGATACACCCCCTACTGACCCAGCGTTGTGGCCAATCGCAGTGATTCTGATTCCTTGGTTTGAGATCCCAAATCCTTAAAAAGAAAGTAATCTATCCACACATAATCCCAAAACCCACAACCCAAAAGAAACCACAAACCACACACTCAAAACCACCAACTCAGCCATCTCCGATCTGGAAGGATAGCAAGTATATAGCCACATTACTGTGACAGTACGGTACATATTGGTGTTTAGGCTTTAAGACTTTGGTAGATTTTaattcacaaaaaaacaaaagcagaaaaatgcaaaaaaaaaaaaagaaaagctaatgAGATACATCATCCGGACAAAAAGATATAACCATAAATGTGTACGGCAGCATGTTTGAATGAATGATGACCGAAGGTAACTTCTATTAAATATCCACGGACATGTATTCTTTTccgttctttttttttaattttatattattttatatataatatatatacatacttgGATTGTGTTTTTGTTCCTCCACGATTGTCCAACTCAGAACAACAACCAATGTCTAAGGCAATACTGGATAAACAGAAAACGTAAGAATTTCTACATTAAATTAACGGAAGTGCAAGTAATTAAGTCGTGAAATGAGAATCAATAAATTGAACATAATTTAAATCAACTGCTCTTTTTAAATGCTTTTGAATTCTTGGGGATTGGAAGATGGTCTTCTGGAACTTGTGTCTTGAAACTCTTGAGGGGAAAAGCTTTAAACTGATGATCTGATGATTATACATGTCTATAATGGTTATATTATGGAatttagaaaatatatataatataacacATTATGTCCATCAACTCCGGGGGGGTAATTACCTCCAGGCGAACTGGTTATCCTTGCCCTATCTCGGATTCATTTCAAAGGTTACCAACCTTGGATGTCAAAACTTCACAGATTTTTAAGTTCCTGATTATACAGAATAGATCTAGATATAGCTGATAGATGAATATTCAATACTAATTTAAAATACTGCGTTTTATAATTTAAGCATAgatatatatagaagatataagATATATGGAAGATCTCAGATAGTAAGTAGTAGATATTATCAGAGAAATACGTAAAATGCCAGATGGAAAGAACTTCAAAATGAGTTTAAAACTACACATCTATATAGATCTACAAATTCTTTATTTATGAAATCATTCTTTATGATATAGGTTAGCTAGTATACTAAAGAATAGAGAATAATAATAACTCTTCCTTAAAGATCTTTGATTATATAGATTGGATAGTAATACTCCGATAGTAATTCTTCTACTTATCCAATatttatacccggtactcttGAAGTAAAAGGATATATAGTTTTCAGGCATACAACATTGAGAAGGAATACTTTCCGAttcataaagtatatatattttatttcttaaaagactATATAGTACTATATAGTCTTCCCGCCCACACCCCCCCAATGAAAAGCCACATTTAAcaataaaatgtatatatatttagcttgtttgtttggttttctttttataacaattattaatgacttgcaAGAACACATATACGACTCGTGATCGGATCGGGATAAGCACATGCATATATATGTTTTgtgtttgagttttttttgGATAAATATGTAAACGTACATAAGCGAATAGATCAACTCTCTAGAGCCTATAACGATATCAGAACAGGACTTTGCGCCGCCAATTAGTAACAAAAATCACTCTCGGCTCTAACAAAAATTATTGTCACCTCTCGAGGATCAAGGATCAAGGACTACACATAGAGGGGGGTATACATTACATATGTTAATAAAATTCAACATGTTGGTTAAACGGCTAACTGGAGACTGGAAACGAGACGCACGTAGAGCTAAAACCTGCGCAGGACCAAGGACGAAGGATAAAATCAAGGTGGTGCTTAAAATTCAGACATGTGTATGCATATATTTGATATATGAACTAGAGAAGGATTCAAATTTAGATGGTTTTTGGGAGTGTGATGGATCAGTAcaaagagagagaaaaaaaaaaaaacacttatgCAATCCTTTGCCGGAGGATCAGACACTTTTAACACAGGCAGGCTGCCGGAAATGGAAGAGGGGGCAGGGGGCGGGACTCGGGACACAGGAACGTGGCGCAGGGATTGGCCAGCCGACGAAGCTGCTCCGTCTACTTGTACTTCTTCATGAACTCGGCGTGGAACACCCGGAACTTCTCCATCATCAGCTTCAGCTTGTCCGTCTGCGGAAGGATGGTGCTGCGGAAGTGGTAGGTACCGGGTTTCTGTCCAAATCCACTGCCAGGAACAATGCATATTCCTAAAAGAAAAGATAGAATCTCAGTACGGGGGCAAGAGAGGACACCCGGCTCAGTACTCACCGCTCGTCTCGAGCAGCTCAAATGCGTAGAAGGCGTCGGGGGCCATGCCCTTGGCCTTGGCAGCCTCGACCGCCTTGGGCGGGATCTCGATCTGGGGGAAGACGTACATGGCGCCCTGGACGGGGTTCACCTTGTAGCCCTCGAAGCTGCTCAGGGTCTTGTGGACCAGAGTGGCGCGTTCCTTCAGCGCCGCCAGCACACCGTCGCGCTCCTTCTTGTACAGCTCATAGGATGGCTCGCCGGGCTGCGGGGGATTCACCAGAGCACTGACCGCCACCTGGCCGGCCGTGGTGCTGCAGAGCGCCGCGGTTATCGACTTGGTGAGCATGGCCTTCACCTTGGGTTCCAGATTGAGCACCTCCATGTAGCCGCCGCGGATGCCGCACTCGCCGAGGAAGCCCTTCGACGTGGACGAGAAGCTGACCAACTCCTGGCTGCGGTAGGGTTCCCCCATCTCGTAGGCCACTTTCTTGAAGGACCAGAACTTGGAGTCCTTGTCGTAGACATTGTCCTGGTACACCTCATCAGCCAGAAGCAGGACCTTGTTGTCGTAGGCGAACTTGATGATCTCCTCGACGTTCTCACGGGTCAGCACTTGGCCAGTGGGGTTGCCCGGGTTGATGACCACCAGAGCACGGGGATTGCAGGTCTTCTGCGCTTCGTCGAATGATCGCTGCAGCTCCTTGCGTCCCAGACTCCAGCCGGTCTCCTCCTCCAGGTAGTAGTCGACCTTGGCCATGCCATACTCCGAGATGGTGGCGGAGTAGAGAGGATACTGAGGAATGGGAACCATCACTCCTGGTTTCTTGCCACAGACTTCAGAGCTGCAAAGGATATTGTTGGTTGGGTAAGTATTCTTATgattttttcaattattttctattttataagAACACTATATATTGGATTATATATCTTCCAGAAGTGTTCTGGCAGTTTCCTATCTGTTATGAGGATTTATGTCTTATGAAGATAAAGTTATCTTGGTTTAAAAAGTAGCATACTTGCAAGTATACAAAACAATGAAGTCTACCCTAAGAATGTCGGGTATGACATACTCCTTTCATAAAGATAGTAGCTCTAAAGGAAGATTTATAATCTTCCAGAGGTTCTCTTGCTTTTTCTTGTCTCTTATGGGAACAGCTAAGTCTTAAGAAGATAAAGAACTCCTACTAAGAAGACAAGAGTTTAAACTAACATACTTAATAGTACCGCTTATAACATATCTTATTCTATCTCTTCCCAGAACCTACTTCACCAACGACAGGATGGTCTTGATTCCGGGCGAGGCTCCAGCGGTTAGATAGATGTCCTCCCACTTGGAGGGAATGCCGCCGTCGCGCTTCTCGATGAAGGCAGCCACCTGACGACGAACGACCTCCAGGCCAGCGGAGTCTGTGTAGGAGCCCACCGACTTGCCCTGGCAGCCCTCCAGGATGGCGCAGGCCCGCTTCTTCACATCCTCGGGATAGTCGGGAGAGTTCAGCAGACGTGTCTCGAAGGTAAGTGCCAATAGCTTAAATAGGAATAAGATATTAGTTAATTATAGTGTATAGTATACTAATATAGGCTCACCTGGCGGAGGAAGGTCAGGGGCTGCTGGCCCATCGCATGGCAGTCGCCGATGTTGGCGCGGATCACCTGGTCGAATGGCTTCTTGGCGCCCTGCAATCAAATTCAATCGAATCGGAAATCAAATTACACTCTGTGTTTACCCAACCCTTCAATTATGATACAAATAGGGTGAGATAGGGCGAGGTGGCATATCAAATGAGCTTTTAATTCAGGGCTTCCACAAATGCAAATTACCCTCAAGTGGTTCCAAATTGAAATTAGCACAGACCAATAATTGGGGACAGGCACCTGGCTATGGCATGGATTATTTATGGAATAGTTACGCTGTTGGGCTTTGGTTTCAACTAGAACTGGGCTATTTGGATATATTATTAAAGGGTGGATTAGACAGCTATGAGACTAGAGAAGGGCACTTTCAGGAGGTTCCATGAGTCATTAGCTCTTCAAGAACCTAATTTTGCTTAGATATTTGAGTCAGTAATGGATTATTAAAGATGTGATATGATTTTGGCTATAGTTCTTAATAGAACTGAATagttataatatattttttaaggatAATGGGTTGTCTGAGACCTTAGAGAACCATTATCCATCAAGTTAGCATGGCTTTAAAGAGGAAACTATGGCTCATAACcactattatt
Encoded here:
- the LOC6502257 gene encoding serine/arginine-rich splicing factor RSZ23 isoform X1, with translation MPRYREWDLACKVYVGNLGSSASKYEIENAFSKYGPLRNVWVARNPPGFAFVEFEDRRDAEDATRGLDGTRCCGTRIRVEMSSGRSREGRGGGGGGGGGGGGGGPRRGGRSGSGGGGGARAGDGGGRYRTKSSSSTTTTSTTTTTSPNLIKRTTPTTTTVIRTTPTATTTTTTTRTSTTTTPLPSTRATTTTTTTTRTRISPPITPHISPPTTVPQPQQTPTPTSQPTPQPTQFEIQQQSVATTTAVHCRRDLLSGISSMIIADLNFNKFDIFR
- the LOC6502165 gene encoding alanine aminotransferase 1; its protein translation is MSRLLIKPATATVSATLQQQQNQLRQQQLVIRRWRAFLHNNNNANNAAAIAAKSTRQQRIQTALLAANSSHSPLDARRSIATSPKMPSNDKSLNLDNINPNFIAMEYAVRGPLVIRAGEIEKELEKGAKKPFDQVIRANIGDCHAMGQQPLTFLRQLLALTFETRLLNSPDYPEDVKKRACAILEGCQGKSVGSYTDSAGLEVVRRQVAAFIEKRDGGIPSKWEDIYLTAGASPGIKTILSLVNSEVCGKKPGVMVPIPQYPLYSATISEYGMAKVDYYLEEETGWSLGRKELQRSFDEAQKTCNPRALVVINPGNPTGQVLTRENVEEIIKFAYDNKVLLLADEVYQDNVYDKDSKFWSFKKVAYEMGEPYRSQELVSFSSTSKGFLGECGIRGGYMEVLNLEPKVKAMLTKSITAALCSTTAGQVAVSALVNPPQPGEPSYELYKKERDGVLAALKERATLVHKTLSSFEGYKVNPVQGAMYVFPQIEIPPKAVEAAKAKGMAPDAFYAFELLETSGICIVPGSGFGQKPGTYHFRSTILPQTDKLKLMMEKFRVFHAEFMKKYK